One window of Sphingomonas sp. KC8 genomic DNA carries:
- a CDS encoding sigma-70 family RNA polymerase sigma factor, with protein sequence MRFQKRQSVLDHVPAMRRYARALSRDDDIADDIVQDALVRAYEGADTFRAGASLKNWLLAIVRNSFFGDLRRNKAENLRHERLALLLIDHVEAQQERQAYLRQIIDRFLMLSASQREVLHLISIEGLSYQEAAEVLDVPIGTVMSRISRARSALRALEIDAETKAAHQLYIVGGRDDA encoded by the coding sequence ATGAGGTTTCAAAAACGCCAGTCTGTGCTCGACCATGTGCCGGCCATGCGCCGCTACGCACGGGCGCTGAGCCGCGATGATGATATCGCCGACGATATCGTGCAGGATGCGCTGGTGCGCGCCTATGAAGGTGCCGATACCTTCAGGGCGGGGGCGTCGCTCAAGAACTGGTTGCTGGCGATCGTGCGCAACAGTTTTTTCGGCGACCTGCGGCGCAACAAGGCCGAAAATCTGCGACACGAGCGACTGGCCCTGCTGTTGATCGACCATGTCGAGGCCCAGCAGGAGCGGCAGGCCTATCTGCGGCAAATCATCGATCGATTCCTGATGCTATCCGCATCGCAACGCGAAGTGCTGCACCTGATCAGTATCGAAGGGCTGAGCTATCAGGAGGCCGCAGAGGTGCTGGATGTGCCGATCGGCACGGTGATGTCGCGCATCAGCCGGGCGCGGTCGGCGTTGCGCGCGCTGGAAATCGACGCTGAAACCAAGGCTGCCCATCAACTTTATATTGTGGGAGGGCGCGATGATGCCTGA
- a CDS encoding LLM class flavin-dependent oxidoreductase — translation MTHFRPDCMKFGAFIAPYHGISDNVTLTIARDMELVELMEALDFDEAWIGEHHSAGFEPIASPEVFIAAVAERTKRIRLGTGVSSLTYHHPLILADRMVQLDHQTRGRIMFGVGPGQLPSDAAMLGIDPARQREMMGNAIEAIVDLLDGKVVTRDEGWFTLKDARLQTLPYQRPRMEMAVACAVTPNGPVTAGRMGASMLSVAASSGTGFATLPDHWRICEAVARENGRTVHRDSWRVVAPIHIAETREQALADVAAGIVPNVLDYLRRLGVQMPCLDGLDTGKDAARSWCDNTWGTFGRLTCGTPDDVADCIERMLEQSGGFGTFLLLAHNAASWEATRKSYEMFARYVMPRFQNRDRRAQSLDWVSGQSAELIGSVTAATRTAIDLHKARL, via the coding sequence ATGACCCATTTTCGACCGGACTGCATGAAGTTCGGGGCATTTATCGCGCCCTATCACGGGATATCGGACAATGTAACGCTGACCATCGCGCGCGATATGGAACTGGTCGAGCTGATGGAGGCGCTTGATTTTGATGAAGCGTGGATCGGCGAACATCATTCAGCGGGGTTCGAACCGATTGCGTCGCCCGAAGTGTTCATTGCCGCCGTGGCCGAACGCACCAAGCGGATTCGCCTTGGCACCGGGGTCAGTTCGCTAACCTATCATCACCCGCTGATCCTGGCCGATCGGATGGTCCAGCTCGACCATCAGACGCGCGGGCGCATCATGTTCGGGGTGGGGCCGGGGCAATTGCCTTCGGACGCGGCGATGCTTGGCATCGATCCGGCGCGCCAGCGCGAAATGATGGGCAATGCCATCGAAGCAATTGTCGATCTTCTCGATGGCAAAGTGGTCACACGCGATGAAGGCTGGTTCACGCTGAAGGACGCGCGGCTGCAAACATTGCCATATCAACGGCCGCGCATGGAAATGGCGGTGGCCTGTGCGGTCACGCCCAATGGCCCGGTAACGGCGGGGCGCATGGGGGCATCCATGCTGTCCGTCGCCGCATCCAGCGGCACCGGATTTGCGACCCTTCCCGATCATTGGCGCATTTGCGAAGCGGTGGCGCGGGAGAATGGGCGCACGGTTCATCGCGATAGCTGGCGGGTGGTTGCCCCGATCCATATCGCAGAAACCCGCGAACAGGCGTTGGCGGATGTAGCCGCCGGGATCGTTCCCAACGTTCTCGATTATCTGCGCCGGCTGGGCGTGCAGATGCCGTGCCTTGATGGGCTGGACACAGGCAAAGACGCCGCCCGTTCGTGGTGCGACAACACATGGGGCACATTTGGCCGGCTGACATGCGGCACGCCCGACGATGTGGCGGATTGTATCGAACGCATGCTGGAGCAATCGGGCGGGTTCGGCACATTCCTGTTGCTGGCGCACAATGCGGCCAGCTGGGAAGCGACCCGCAAAAGTTACGAAATGTTCGCGCGTTACGTGATGCCGCGTTTCCAGAACCGGGACCGTCGCGCGCAGTCGCTCGACTGGGTTTCTGGCCAGAGTGCGGAACTGATCGGTTCCGTCACGGCTGCCACGCGCACCGCCATCGACCTGCACAAGGCGCGGCTGTGA
- a CDS encoding universal stress protein: MKNVLLLVHDDPGEEARLRAALDLTRALSGHLKCLDVVQLPYLIGTDYRLADAELVLLDDARKREAANRQRTEARLEKEDVNWDWADTTGDITKVIEAESAPADIIILNTAFADHAPPDMRAIVSDVVMRVRKPILAMPEMARGLDTKGHVLVAWDGTAPVYETLRATIPLLALAQGVTLLEIGEIDGLPAEDAAAYLSRHDIHARIDRTIAQEWTVADALLQACRDRQPAYCLMGAYGHARLRERLFGGVTRRMLGESPVPIILGH; encoded by the coding sequence GTGAAAAACGTCCTGTTGCTGGTGCATGACGATCCCGGTGAAGAAGCCCGCTTGCGGGCCGCGCTCGATCTGACGCGGGCGCTGTCCGGGCACCTCAAATGTCTCGATGTCGTCCAGTTGCCCTATCTGATCGGCACCGATTATCGCCTGGCCGATGCCGAGCTTGTCTTGCTTGACGACGCACGCAAGCGCGAAGCCGCCAATCGCCAGCGCACGGAAGCCCGGTTGGAAAAGGAAGACGTGAACTGGGACTGGGCTGATACAACCGGCGACATCACCAAAGTGATCGAAGCGGAATCAGCCCCCGCTGATATCATCATACTCAACACCGCCTTTGCCGATCACGCTCCGCCGGATATGCGTGCCATCGTCAGCGATGTCGTGATGCGCGTACGAAAGCCCATCCTCGCCATGCCGGAAATGGCCCGCGGCCTCGACACCAAAGGCCATGTGCTGGTCGCCTGGGATGGAACCGCGCCAGTCTATGAAACTCTGCGCGCCACAATCCCCCTGCTCGCTTTGGCACAAGGCGTGACCCTGCTTGAAATCGGCGAAATCGATGGCCTTCCGGCCGAAGACGCCGCCGCCTATCTATCCCGCCACGATATTCACGCGCGTATCGATCGGACCATTGCACAGGAATGGACTGTGGCCGATGCCTTGCTTCAAGCCTGCCGGGACAGGCAACCCGCTTATTGCCTCATGGGTGCATATGGCCATGCGCGTCTTCGGGAACGCCTGTTCGGCGGGGTCACCCGCCGGATGCTTGGCGAAAGCCCGGTGCCGATCATCCTCGGCCATTAG
- a CDS encoding TonB-dependent receptor — protein MTLLAGAALFALESAAHAQEAGIADIVVTAQKRGENLQRMPVAISAFTAKQLDLQGISETKDLSAIAPNVAVLGGTTNATASVVTIRGVPTASDESMGYDSPIGIYVDGVYLARSAASSFEVADIERIEVLRGPQGTLFGRNTTGGAVNFVTKRPTQDFNLALRAGAGNYDQRVLRGVLNTGTLAGIARSSISYLYKSRDGVVDNLLQPDRLDPGASTMHSARWALSLDLADNVTLTNIFDWSRIRSVAAFQQLVGVGNGNETDFPATLTVNGAVFPKVQPANVLGYLQAATSGEAECGSPVAQISRQRRSRVCNNSTGPSIDKVWGNMTRLEADLDGVTLRSTSAFRWWRNSLSANDLDGLGTVRGPAFSQDSLLNNMPMSVLDQIPGLTPDMRAYLASTAVPTTTQDLFEITDKRRHRQFSQEFEIVSPSGGAFEWVAGGFFFHEKGRELNPQHYAYVIDTDTIFTDANFGALAPALRLNNPARYRAMAVPSAIGYTASTRSYAVYGQATWRPGGVDDRLGVTLGLRQSWDSKTLAVFQNGVAPFAEEDLPRNRGSKKFRALTGNLSVDFRMSDDLNLYARIARGYRSGGFDARQNTAELPLTPFNSEKIWSYEAGAKAKLGNRIRINSAFFYNIYNDQFVTVPVPVGEGQSFGSIVVNAGKTRYYGFEFDGKALIADGFELDGAFGYVKADPVTYLAGDVAFQPRNVASIIKLNYAPKVTASMAASYRHEIGSNALLLRLGYAYTSSFHMFGNPLTAPFSDITKGDARGLVDAQIRLDQVNFAGGEFSVTLWAKNLTNKHYASRAVDFGQLGFSTVSFGDPRTLGLTVDMKF, from the coding sequence ATGACACTTCTGGCCGGGGCGGCCTTGTTCGCGCTTGAATCGGCGGCCCATGCGCAGGAAGCCGGCATCGCCGATATCGTGGTGACGGCGCAGAAGCGTGGCGAGAATCTCCAGCGGATGCCGGTTGCGATCTCTGCTTTCACCGCAAAGCAGCTTGATTTGCAGGGGATTTCGGAAACCAAGGATCTATCCGCCATCGCGCCCAACGTGGCGGTTCTGGGCGGGACGACCAACGCCACGGCATCCGTCGTCACGATCCGCGGTGTCCCGACGGCATCGGATGAATCGATGGGCTATGATTCCCCTATCGGTATCTATGTCGACGGGGTTTATCTGGCGCGCAGTGCCGCATCCTCCTTCGAAGTGGCGGATATCGAGCGGATCGAAGTGCTGCGCGGGCCGCAAGGCACATTGTTCGGACGCAACACCACGGGTGGTGCAGTCAATTTCGTGACGAAGCGGCCGACCCAGGATTTTAATCTGGCGCTGCGCGCAGGGGCTGGCAATTACGATCAGCGGGTATTGCGCGGCGTGCTGAACACCGGGACGCTGGCGGGCATTGCGCGTTCGTCAATTTCCTATCTCTACAAATCGCGCGACGGCGTGGTCGATAATCTCTTGCAGCCCGATCGGCTCGATCCGGGGGCGTCGACCATGCACAGCGCGCGCTGGGCGCTTTCGCTCGATCTGGCGGACAATGTGACGCTGACCAATATCTTCGACTGGTCCCGGATCAGAAGCGTGGCTGCGTTCCAGCAGCTTGTTGGCGTCGGAAATGGAAATGAAACCGATTTCCCGGCAACCCTGACGGTAAACGGGGCAGTATTCCCCAAGGTGCAGCCGGCCAATGTGCTGGGTTATCTTCAGGCCGCGACATCGGGGGAGGCGGAGTGCGGATCGCCGGTGGCGCAGATATCCCGCCAAAGGCGCAGCCGGGTGTGCAACAATTCCACGGGGCCGTCGATCGACAAGGTCTGGGGGAACATGACCCGGCTGGAAGCCGATCTCGACGGGGTGACGCTGCGTTCGACGTCGGCATTCCGGTGGTGGCGCAACAGCTTGTCCGCGAATGATCTGGACGGGCTGGGCACCGTGCGCGGCCCCGCCTTTTCGCAGGATAGCCTGTTGAACAATATGCCGATGTCCGTGCTGGACCAGATACCCGGCCTGACACCAGACATGCGCGCTTATCTGGCCAGCACGGCCGTTCCGACGACCACGCAGGATCTGTTCGAAATCACCGACAAGCGCCGCCACCGGCAGTTCAGCCAGGAGTTCGAAATCGTCTCTCCTTCCGGCGGAGCATTCGAATGGGTGGCCGGCGGCTTCTTTTTTCACGAGAAAGGGCGCGAACTTAACCCCCAGCATTATGCCTATGTGATTGATACTGATACGATCTTCACCGATGCCAATTTTGGAGCACTGGCACCTGCGCTGCGCCTGAACAATCCGGCCCGCTATCGCGCGATGGCGGTGCCATCGGCGATTGGCTACACCGCGAGCACCCGATCTTACGCTGTTTATGGCCAGGCGACCTGGCGGCCGGGTGGGGTGGACGATCGGCTTGGGGTGACATTGGGCCTGCGTCAGTCCTGGGACAGCAAGACTCTCGCCGTATTCCAGAATGGCGTTGCACCTTTTGCCGAGGAAGACCTTCCTCGCAATCGCGGGTCAAAGAAATTCCGCGCGCTCACCGGCAATCTTTCTGTCGATTTCCGCATGTCGGACGACCTCAATCTTTATGCCCGCATTGCCCGCGGCTATCGTTCCGGCGGATTCGATGCGCGGCAGAACACAGCCGAACTGCCGCTGACCCCGTTCAATTCCGAAAAAATCTGGTCCTACGAAGCTGGCGCCAAGGCCAAGCTGGGCAATCGGATACGGATCAATTCGGCGTTCTTCTATAATATCTATAATGATCAGTTTGTTACCGTGCCCGTTCCGGTGGGTGAGGGGCAGAGCTTTGGCAGCATTGTCGTGAACGCAGGCAAGACGCGTTATTACGGCTTTGAATTTGATGGCAAGGCGTTGATCGCCGACGGTTTCGAACTGGATGGGGCCTTTGGTTATGTGAAGGCCGATCCCGTGACGTATCTGGCGGGCGATGTGGCGTTTCAGCCACGTAATGTCGCTTCGATCATCAAGCTGAACTATGCGCCCAAAGTGACCGCCAGCATGGCTGCCAGCTACCGCCATGAAATCGGCAGCAACGCATTGCTGCTGCGTCTGGGATACGCCTACACCTCATCTTTCCATATGTTCGGTAATCCGCTTACCGCGCCGTTTTCGGACATCACCAAAGGGGATGCGCGTGGCCTTGTCGACGCGCAGATCCGGCTTGATCAGGTGAATTTTGCCGGCGGCGAATTTAGTGTCACCCTTTGGGCCAAGAATCTGACCAACAAACATTATGCCAGCCGGGCGGTTGATTTCGGCCAGCTGGGCTTTTCGACCGTCAGTTTCGGCGATCCGCGGACGTTGGGCCTCACTGTGGATATGAAATTCTAG
- a CDS encoding SDR family NAD(P)-dependent oxidoreductase — MAQGQKTVLVTGGAGDIGQAIAKRLASQGMQVVLLDLAEQEAGDAVAAALGNGIAYRTCDVTARADVEAVFAGQNDVYAVIVNAGVVLGAPFLDYTVEHWHATMAVNLTGAFHVAQIAAQHMARQDRDAQGVRGKVLFTGSWTQGRPCPRSAVYGASKAGVQMLAQCMAQELAPDGILVNVVAPGAVDAGITRRTYTQHPAFHDQMAAMVPLGTLQPVDSVAGAFAYLCSPDADHMTGATMVVDGGLSLLSCAV, encoded by the coding sequence TTGGCGCAGGGCCAGAAGACCGTGCTGGTAACAGGCGGTGCGGGTGATATCGGGCAGGCCATAGCCAAGCGCCTTGCAAGTCAGGGTATGCAGGTCGTCCTGCTCGATCTTGCAGAGCAGGAGGCCGGTGATGCCGTGGCCGCGGCGCTGGGCAACGGCATTGCCTATCGCACCTGCGACGTGACCGCCCGGGCGGATGTCGAGGCCGTCTTTGCGGGGCAGAACGATGTCTATGCCGTCATCGTCAATGCCGGTGTCGTGCTGGGCGCGCCGTTCCTCGATTATACGGTCGAACATTGGCACGCCACGATGGCGGTGAACCTTACCGGCGCGTTCCATGTCGCACAAATTGCTGCGCAACATATGGCGCGGCAAGATCGTGATGCCCAAGGGGTGCGCGGCAAGGTGCTTTTCACCGGATCGTGGACGCAGGGCCGTCCTTGTCCGCGATCGGCGGTCTATGGGGCCAGCAAGGCCGGTGTGCAGATGCTGGCGCAGTGCATGGCGCAGGAACTGGCGCCGGACGGAATATTGGTCAACGTCGTTGCGCCGGGCGCCGTCGATGCCGGCATCACCCGTCGCACATATACGCAGCACCCCGCTTTTCACGATCAGATGGCGGCAATGGTTCCGCTTGGAACATTGCAACCGGTGGACAGCGTCGCAGGCGCCTTTGCCTATCTCTGTTCGCCCGACGCCGATCACATGACCGGGGCGACGATGGTGGTGGACGGAGGACTAAGCCTGCTGAGCTGCGCCGTCTGA
- a CDS encoding anti-sigma factor family protein: MMPDPISDCDIDAYIDHELDDVRRMEVEDYLARNPDVASRVMADLSARSALRLMFNDGRTVSQVTEKAAATLAQRLARRRWRLPAAGGLAAAAGIVALMLHPVRHGDVPAYVDSAVVSHKVGLLRAAMASQVETPAFDARETLKRTRIRMPVLPEEWRITDVQLFPAPTGPALQFMIRTDGGAALSMFAVRTGGQAATEPVAVRRGDDAVAYWHRDGMAYALTGALRPADMDRVAGDLADNQLF; encoded by the coding sequence ATGATGCCTGATCCGATCAGCGATTGCGATATCGACGCCTATATCGATCACGAACTTGATGATGTGCGCCGGATGGAGGTGGAGGATTATCTGGCGCGGAATCCGGATGTCGCGAGCCGGGTGATGGCGGATTTAAGCGCGCGCAGCGCGCTGCGCCTGATGTTCAACGATGGCCGAACTGTTTCGCAGGTGACCGAGAAGGCCGCAGCGACGCTGGCCCAGCGTTTGGCGCGACGGCGTTGGCGGCTGCCCGCAGCGGGCGGGCTTGCGGCAGCGGCCGGAATCGTTGCGCTGATGCTTCACCCCGTTCGTCATGGCGACGTGCCCGCTTATGTCGACAGCGCCGTCGTATCGCACAAGGTGGGCCTGTTACGGGCCGCCATGGCATCGCAGGTCGAAACCCCGGCTTTCGACGCGCGCGAGACGCTGAAACGCACCAGAATCCGCATGCCGGTCCTGCCCGAAGAATGGCGCATCACCGACGTCCAGCTTTTTCCCGCGCCGACCGGACCGGCATTGCAGTTCATGATCCGCACCGATGGCGGGGCGGCGCTGTCGATGTTCGCCGTGCGGACGGGCGGGCAGGCGGCCACGGAACCGGTGGCGGTTCGTCGCGGCGACGATGCCGTCGCATATTGGCACCGCGATGGCATGGCCTATGCGCTGACCGGCGCTTTGCGGCCGGCTGATATGGACCGGGTTGCCGGTGATCTGGCTGACAATCAGCTGTTTTGA
- a CDS encoding NRAMP family divalent metal transporter encodes MTGVVENPDTAEHPASPSPRPGILKALGPGLVTGAADDDPSGIATYSQVGAQFGYGMAWTMVFGFPLLASIQAICAEIGSVTGAGIARNLRRHYPRWLLRIVILLLLVANIINLGADLGAMGAALSLLIPGPVLLFTTLFGVASILLEILMPYDRYARILKWTTLSLFSYVAVTFIADVPWSIALRATLLPDIVLDGPHAMALVAILGTTISPYLFFWQAGQEVEEQHRRHVKPLCIAPRDAGPELRRIRIDTLVGMGFSHLTALFIVIATSATLHASGIYSVESSAQAAEALRPIAGDLAFTLFAIGIIGTGLLAVPILAGSAAYAVSEAFDWVEGLDRRPREAKAFYGTIAIATLGGLGLNLLAVDPMKALYWAAVVNGLLAAPLMVVVMLIALNRRAMGRLTISRRLAAGGWFATAVMAAATIAFFVL; translated from the coding sequence ATGACGGGCGTGGTGGAAAATCCGGATACCGCAGAACATCCTGCATCTCCGTCGCCCCGTCCCGGCATACTCAAGGCGCTCGGGCCGGGCCTTGTAACGGGCGCTGCGGACGATGATCCCAGCGGCATCGCCACCTACAGCCAGGTCGGCGCGCAATTTGGCTATGGCATGGCCTGGACGATGGTGTTCGGATTTCCCTTGCTGGCCTCCATTCAGGCGATCTGCGCGGAAATCGGATCGGTCACCGGGGCCGGGATCGCCCGCAACCTGCGACGCCATTATCCGCGCTGGCTGCTAAGGATCGTCATACTGCTTCTGCTTGTTGCCAACATCATCAACCTCGGCGCCGATCTCGGCGCAATGGGGGCCGCGCTTTCGCTACTCATTCCCGGCCCCGTCCTGTTGTTCACCACCCTGTTCGGCGTGGCGAGCATCCTTCTCGAAATCCTGATGCCGTACGATCGCTACGCGCGTATCCTCAAATGGACGACATTATCGCTCTTTTCCTATGTCGCCGTCACCTTCATTGCCGATGTTCCATGGTCGATCGCGCTGCGTGCAACCCTGCTTCCCGATATCGTCCTCGATGGGCCGCATGCCATGGCCCTGGTGGCCATCCTCGGCACCACGATCAGCCCCTATCTGTTTTTCTGGCAGGCCGGACAGGAGGTGGAAGAACAGCATCGCCGCCACGTCAAACCGCTGTGCATCGCCCCTCGCGATGCCGGCCCAGAACTGCGCCGCATTCGCATCGATACACTGGTTGGCATGGGCTTTTCGCATCTCACCGCCTTGTTCATCGTGATTGCGACATCCGCGACGTTGCACGCATCGGGAATATATTCGGTTGAATCGTCGGCGCAGGCGGCCGAAGCGCTTCGGCCAATCGCAGGCGACCTGGCCTTCACCCTGTTCGCGATCGGGATCATCGGAACGGGCCTGCTCGCAGTACCGATTCTAGCCGGATCCGCGGCTTATGCAGTCAGCGAAGCGTTTGACTGGGTGGAAGGACTGGATCGCCGCCCGCGCGAAGCCAAGGCCTTTTACGGTACGATCGCCATTGCAACGCTGGGCGGCCTCGGGTTGAACCTTCTAGCAGTCGATCCGATGAAGGCGCTTTACTGGGCCGCCGTCGTCAACGGCCTGCTCGCCGCCCCGTTGATGGTCGTCGTCATGCTTATCGCGCTTAATCGCCGTGCCATGGGCCGCCTGACGATCAGCCGGCGGCTGGCCGCCGGTGGCTGGTTCGCGACGGCAGTAATGGCGGCCGCCACCATCGCCTTTTTCGTGCTGTAG